One window of Oscillibacter hominis genomic DNA carries:
- a CDS encoding sigma-54 interaction domain-containing protein yields the protein MDLQAHSTELSQVLQLIQHLFGIESAIFDNSATLVVSSSKYLKKKGTMVHKPSILEVIEQDEVTVFTPGNMPSCIGCRFNGNCPATLEILKRIMLADYPVGVLSFSAFSKSDHDRLTRDIEFFKQIIYDFVELISNLLRGSDGGINSGNIDGYLSALTELVPDGLLVTDRQGNILSMNGAALGMLSGSCLKSVRDFLPDELVSMILEGSRVDDHSVTVDKENSFSVSAVPIKTAGEVQGAAVRLVRKSGRILAKAKIPEADTMQGSGVHMSSIKRRMKKVVNSPSSVFISGETGTGKGLLAKSIHYESERSDKPFVTISCANIPESLFESELFGYEAGAFTGALKSGKRGKLEMAEGGTLFLDEISEMPMNMQAKLLNVLQDYRFERVGGTNTVRVNARIISASNADMNQRIAENRFRADLFYRLNVINIEMLPLRERMEDMPELLSAFLAKFNQRLNSHVASFSQEVLDLFYRYSWPGNIRQLENIVEYCVNMAEGATVKVEDLPAYFLREVSNQQTPTLKGMESATIREMLDHYGWDMKGKSRTAEALGISLRTLYRKMDQAHFSDK from the coding sequence ATGGATTTACAGGCGCATTCCACGGAATTGTCACAGGTGCTGCAATTGATCCAGCATTTGTTTGGCATAGAATCTGCCATTTTTGACAACTCGGCCACCCTGGTGGTCAGCAGCAGCAAGTACCTTAAGAAGAAGGGGACCATGGTACATAAGCCTTCCATCCTGGAGGTCATTGAGCAGGATGAGGTCACGGTGTTCACCCCGGGCAACATGCCCTCGTGCATTGGGTGCCGGTTCAACGGAAACTGTCCGGCCACGCTGGAAATCCTCAAGCGGATCATGCTGGCGGACTACCCGGTGGGCGTATTGTCCTTTTCCGCGTTCTCCAAGAGCGACCACGACAGGCTCACCCGGGATATCGAGTTTTTCAAGCAGATCATCTATGATTTTGTGGAGTTGATCTCCAACCTGCTGCGGGGCTCCGACGGGGGCATCAACAGCGGGAACATAGACGGCTATCTCTCCGCATTGACAGAGCTGGTGCCGGATGGCCTGCTGGTGACGGACCGGCAGGGGAACATCCTCAGCATGAATGGGGCGGCACTGGGGATGCTGAGCGGCTCCTGCCTGAAATCCGTCAGGGACTTTCTGCCCGACGAGTTGGTCTCCATGATCCTGGAGGGCAGCCGGGTGGACGACCACAGCGTCACCGTGGACAAGGAGAACTCCTTTTCCGTCAGCGCCGTCCCCATCAAGACCGCGGGGGAGGTGCAGGGCGCGGCGGTCCGGCTGGTGCGCAAATCCGGACGGATACTGGCCAAGGCGAAGATTCCGGAGGCGGACACCATGCAGGGCAGCGGCGTCCACATGAGCAGCATCAAGCGCCGGATGAAAAAGGTGGTCAACAGCCCCTCCTCCGTGTTCATCTCCGGAGAGACGGGGACCGGCAAGGGGCTGCTGGCGAAGTCCATCCATTATGAGAGCGAGCGCAGCGACAAGCCCTTTGTGACCATCAGCTGCGCCAACATCCCGGAATCCCTTTTCGAAAGCGAGCTGTTCGGATATGAGGCGGGCGCCTTTACCGGGGCGCTGAAGTCCGGCAAGCGGGGCAAGCTGGAGATGGCCGAGGGGGGTACGCTGTTTCTGGATGAAATCAGCGAGATGCCCATGAACATGCAGGCGAAGCTTTTGAATGTGCTCCAGGATTACCGCTTTGAGCGGGTCGGCGGCACCAATACCGTCCGGGTCAACGCCAGGATCATCTCAGCCTCCAACGCGGATATGAACCAGCGGATTGCGGAGAACCGCTTCCGTGCGGACCTTTTTTACCGGCTGAATGTCATCAATATCGAAATGCTTCCCCTGCGGGAGCGGATGGAGGACATGCCGGAGCTGCTGAGCGCCTTTTTGGCCAAGTTCAACCAGCGGCTCAACTCCCATGTGGCCTCCTTCAGCCAGGAGGTGCTGGATCTCTTCTACCGCTACAGCTGGCCGGGCAATATCCGGCAGCTGGAGAACATTGTGGAGTACTGCGTGAATATGGCGGAGGGGGCCACGGTGAAGGTGGAAGACCTGCCGGCCTATTTCCTCCGGGAGGTCAGCAATCAGCAGACGCCCACCCTCAAGGGGATGGAGAGCGCCACCATCCGGGAGATGCTGGACCACTACGGCTGGGATATGAAGGGCAAGAGCCGCACCGCCGAAGCGCTGGGGATCAGCCTGCGAACACTGTATCGGAAGATGGATCAGGCCCATTTTTCAGATAAATGA
- a CDS encoding SDR family NAD(P)-dependent oxidoreductase — protein MLQKKDPLNLTGKVAVITGGGSGIGLGVSQLLSAYGAAVAIVDVSDKAEEKAQELRDAGRQAAFFKCDVTNEESVIATVKAIVDKFGRIDILHNNAGVTVRKTIEDLSEKEWDFVLDVGLKGLFLMSKHVIPEMKKVGGGSIVNTGSGWGLKGGDLAAAYCAVKGGIVNVTRAMAIDFGKDNIRVNSINPGDTVTAMMVSEGRQTGEIKSDADIDAFLKSCGSGRPLARIGQPEDIANGVLFLCSDLASWVTGAALVVDGGGIA, from the coding sequence ATGTTACAGAAAAAAGATCCGCTGAACCTGACCGGTAAAGTCGCCGTTATCACCGGCGGCGGTTCCGGAATCGGCCTGGGTGTTTCCCAGTTGCTGTCCGCCTATGGCGCTGCAGTGGCCATCGTGGATGTGAGCGACAAGGCTGAGGAAAAGGCCCAGGAACTGCGCGACGCCGGCCGCCAGGCCGCCTTCTTCAAGTGTGACGTCACCAATGAAGAGAGCGTCATCGCCACCGTCAAGGCTATTGTCGACAAGTTCGGCCGTATCGACATCCTGCACAACAACGCCGGTGTCACTGTCCGCAAAACCATCGAGGATCTCTCCGAGAAGGAGTGGGACTTTGTTTTGGATGTGGGTCTGAAGGGCCTGTTCCTGATGAGCAAGCACGTAATCCCCGAGATGAAGAAGGTCGGCGGCGGCTCCATTGTCAACACCGGCTCCGGCTGGGGCCTCAAGGGCGGCGACCTGGCTGCTGCTTACTGCGCGGTGAAGGGCGGCATCGTCAACGTCACCCGCGCCATGGCCATTGACTTCGGCAAGGACAACATCCGCGTCAACTCCATCAACCCCGGTGACACCGTCACTGCCATGATGGTCAGCGAGGGCCGCCAGACCGGCGAGATCAAGAGCGACGCCGACATCGACGCGTTCCTCAAGTCCTGCGGTTCCGGCCGTCCCCTGGCCCGCATCGGTCAGCCCGAGGACATCGCCAACGGCGTGCTCTTCCTCTGCTCCGACCTGGCCAGCTGGGTCACCGGCGCAGCGCTGGTGGTGGACGGCGGCGGTATCGCCTAA
- the gcvPA gene encoding aminomethyl-transferring glycine dehydrogenase subunit GcvPA: protein MSVKGFKSHPYIPNSVPEVEQEMLRELGLNSLEELHAEVPDEIILKDQMNLPEAFGSEYELRRHVEGVLKKNKTCADNLNFLGAGCWQHYVPAICDEVNGKGEFVTAYGGESYNDFGRFQSLFEYESLMAELVDMEVVNVPTMDWAQAAATAIRMGCRVADRTQVLLTGSIDPEKLAVIKNYCEPDLELVTVAIDNATGCMDLNDLKSKLSDKTGVVYFENPSYLGVLEVQAQQIADAAHAVGAQCVVGVDPISLGVVSVPRSYGADIVCGDLQPLGIHMNYGGGQSGFMATMDDPKYVLEFPSRLFGICCTNTPGEYAFGDVAYDRTSFGHLREKAKEYVGTQSALWGITAGVYLATMGPKGMQEVGETIMQNAQYAAKEIAGLNNVSIRFSTPFFKEFVVDFSKTGKTVEQINKALLDKGIFGGKDLSKDFPALGQCAMYCVTEIHTKEDIDRLVSALGEIL from the coding sequence ATGAGCGTGAAAGGTTTTAAAAGTCACCCGTACATCCCGAATTCCGTTCCGGAAGTAGAGCAGGAGATGCTCCGCGAGCTGGGCCTGAATTCCCTGGAGGAGCTCCATGCAGAAGTGCCCGATGAGATCATCCTCAAGGACCAGATGAATCTCCCCGAGGCCTTTGGCTCCGAATATGAGCTGCGCCGCCATGTGGAGGGCGTGCTGAAGAAGAACAAGACCTGTGCCGACAACCTGAACTTCTTGGGCGCCGGCTGCTGGCAGCACTATGTGCCCGCCATCTGCGACGAGGTCAACGGCAAGGGCGAGTTCGTCACCGCATACGGCGGCGAATCCTATAACGATTTCGGCCGGTTCCAGAGCCTCTTTGAGTACGAAAGCCTGATGGCTGAGCTGGTGGACATGGAAGTGGTCAACGTCCCCACCATGGACTGGGCCCAGGCCGCAGCCACCGCCATCCGCATGGGCTGCCGCGTTGCGGACCGCACCCAGGTGCTGCTGACCGGCTCCATTGATCCGGAAAAGCTGGCGGTCATCAAAAACTACTGCGAGCCCGATCTGGAGCTCGTGACCGTGGCCATCGACAACGCCACCGGCTGCATGGATCTCAATGACCTGAAGAGCAAGCTTTCCGACAAGACCGGCGTCGTCTACTTTGAGAACCCCTCCTATCTGGGCGTTCTGGAAGTCCAGGCCCAGCAGATCGCCGACGCTGCCCATGCCGTGGGCGCGCAGTGCGTAGTGGGCGTGGATCCCATCTCCCTGGGTGTCGTCTCCGTCCCCCGCTCCTATGGCGCGGACATTGTCTGCGGCGATTTGCAGCCTCTGGGCATCCACATGAACTATGGCGGCGGCCAGTCCGGCTTCATGGCCACCATGGACGACCCCAAGTACGTGCTGGAGTTCCCCTCCCGCCTGTTCGGCATCTGCTGCACCAACACCCCGGGCGAGTATGCCTTCGGCGACGTCGCCTATGACCGCACCTCCTTCGGCCACCTGCGTGAGAAGGCCAAGGAATACGTGGGCACCCAGTCCGCCCTGTGGGGCATCACCGCCGGCGTGTACCTGGCCACCATGGGCCCCAAGGGCATGCAGGAAGTGGGCGAGACCATCATGCAGAATGCCCAGTACGCTGCCAAGGAAATCGCCGGTCTGAACAATGTCTCCATTCGCTTCTCCACCCCCTTCTTCAAGGAGTTTGTCGTTGACTTCTCCAAGACCGGCAAGACGGTGGAGCAGATCAATAAGGCTCTTCTGGACAAGGGCATCTTCGGCGGCAAGGATCTGTCCAAGGACTTCCCGGCCCTGGGCCAGTGCGCCATGTACTGTGTGACAGAAATCCACACCAAGGAAGACATCGACCGCCTGGTCTCCGCTCTGGGCGAGATCCTGTGA
- the gcvPB gene encoding aminomethyl-transferring glycine dehydrogenase subunit GcvPB, whose product MKKIDRSSKVRTGFHQAKWDEPVIFELTKPGERGILVPKASPAVQEAVAGTSAMPEFLQRKSAPALPEISQPRVLRHYARLAQETLGADVNIEIGQGTCTVKYSPKVNDQLANLPEMREMHPLQDESTCQGIMQIMYDTNRYMCEISGMDRFTFQPSGGSQGILTMASLVYSYFKSRGEEKERNEIITTIYSHPSDAAAPHVKGFKIIYIHPDKDGYPDYEAFKAAVNEHTAAFIVANPEDTGVYNKNVLEFTKLVHEKGGLCGYDQANANGLLGVTRAREAGFDMCFFNLHKTFSTPHGCGGPACGATGCAKFLEKFLPGPLVDFDGEKYFYNYDITSDPSAIGKVREFNGVAPVILKAYAWIRSLGPDGLYQVAKTAVLNNNYMFKKLMDLHCVDAPYIPGKQRIEQCRYTLETLFNETGVSTADVQRRMMDFGMHYWQSHHPYYVPEPMTLEPTETPSKDDIDEYIETLKYVFDEAYNNPEKVKGAPYQSVCHQLDESNMDDPDQWAVTWRCYQKKFN is encoded by the coding sequence ATGAAAAAGATTGACAGAAGCTCCAAGGTTCGCACGGGGTTTCACCAGGCCAAGTGGGACGAACCTGTAATTTTTGAACTGACCAAGCCCGGCGAGCGCGGCATCCTGGTCCCCAAGGCCAGCCCCGCCGTCCAGGAGGCAGTGGCCGGAACCTCCGCCATGCCTGAGTTTTTGCAGCGCAAGAGCGCTCCCGCCCTGCCTGAGATCTCTCAGCCCCGGGTGCTGCGCCATTACGCCCGCCTGGCTCAGGAGACCCTGGGCGCCGATGTGAACATCGAGATCGGCCAGGGCACCTGCACCGTGAAGTACAGCCCCAAGGTCAACGACCAGCTGGCCAACCTGCCTGAGATGCGCGAAATGCATCCTCTGCAGGATGAGAGCACCTGCCAGGGCATCATGCAGATCATGTACGATACCAACCGCTATATGTGCGAGATCTCCGGCATGGACCGCTTCACCTTCCAGCCCAGCGGCGGCAGCCAGGGTATCCTGACCATGGCCTCCCTGGTCTACTCCTATTTCAAGTCCAGAGGCGAGGAGAAAGAGCGCAACGAGATCATCACCACCATTTACTCCCACCCCTCCGACGCCGCGGCTCCCCACGTCAAGGGCTTTAAGATCATTTACATCCATCCCGACAAGGACGGCTACCCCGATTACGAGGCCTTTAAGGCTGCTGTAAACGAGCACACCGCCGCCTTCATTGTGGCAAACCCCGAGGATACCGGCGTCTACAACAAGAACGTCCTGGAGTTCACCAAGCTGGTCCACGAAAAGGGCGGCCTGTGCGGCTATGACCAGGCCAACGCCAACGGCCTCCTGGGTGTTACCCGCGCAAGAGAAGCCGGCTTTGATATGTGCTTCTTCAACCTGCACAAGACCTTCTCCACACCTCACGGCTGCGGCGGCCCCGCCTGCGGCGCCACCGGCTGCGCCAAGTTCCTGGAGAAGTTCCTGCCCGGTCCCCTGGTGGACTTCGATGGTGAGAAGTACTTCTACAACTATGACATCACCTCCGATCCCTCCGCAATCGGCAAGGTCCGCGAGTTCAACGGCGTGGCTCCCGTCATCCTGAAGGCCTATGCCTGGATCCGCTCCCTGGGTCCCGACGGCCTGTATCAGGTGGCCAAGACCGCAGTCTTGAACAACAACTACATGTTCAAGAAGCTGATGGACCTCCACTGTGTGGATGCCCCCTACATCCCCGGCAAGCAGCGCATCGAACAGTGCCGCTACACTCTGGAGACTCTCTTCAACGAGACCGGCGTCTCCACTGCCGATGTGCAGCGCCGCATGATGGACTTCGGCATGCACTATTGGCAGAGCCACCACCCCTACTATGTGCCCGAGCCCATGACCCTGGAGCCCACCGAGACTCCCTCCAAGGACGATATCGACGAGTACATCGAGACCCTCAAGTATGTTTTCGACGAGGCTTACAACAATCCTGAGAAGGTCAAGGGCGCTCCCTATCAGAGCGTCTGCCACCAGCTGGATGAGTCCAACATGGATGATCCCGACCAGTGGGCTGTGACTTGGCGCTGCTATCAGAAGAAGTTCAATTGA
- a CDS encoding ATP-NAD kinase family protein → MKTLGLLINPIAGMGGSVGLKGTDGMYEEAVRRGAVRKANDRAAAALKALLPLKDDLLVLCASGEMGEDLAKKLGFRVQVVYTTCTQESSASDTIAAARAMKDADLLLFAGGDGTARDVVSAVGSQKVALGIPAGVKIHSPVYAIRPEAAGSLALNYLKGGCAQTREAEVVDIDESAYREGRVSTSLYGYLQVPYERRFLQSSKAPSPLSEHSQQVNIAWEMIDQMKPDLYYLVGPGSTTKTLMDVLGLPDTLIGVDLILNKQLVQSDLCEQDILRRMDERETHLIITPTGGQGFLLGRGNQQLSAAVMRRIGRERLHVLATQEKLFHLQGSPLLVDTGDSEVDDMLSGYVRVIINYMEEQICKIGRDRN, encoded by the coding sequence TTGAAAACCTTAGGTTTACTGATCAACCCCATCGCCGGCATGGGCGGAAGTGTTGGACTCAAGGGGACCGACGGCATGTACGAGGAGGCGGTGCGCCGTGGTGCGGTGCGCAAGGCCAACGACCGTGCCGCCGCCGCGCTGAAGGCGCTGCTCCCCTTGAAGGACGATCTGCTGGTGCTGTGCGCCTCCGGTGAAATGGGGGAAGATCTGGCAAAAAAGTTAGGCTTCCGGGTACAGGTGGTTTATACCACCTGTACCCAGGAGAGCTCCGCCTCTGACACCATTGCCGCCGCCCGCGCCATGAAGGACGCCGACCTGCTGCTCTTTGCGGGCGGCGACGGCACGGCCCGTGACGTGGTGTCGGCTGTAGGCAGTCAGAAGGTGGCCCTTGGCATTCCCGCCGGTGTGAAAATCCACTCCCCCGTATATGCCATCCGGCCCGAAGCGGCCGGCAGCCTGGCCTTAAACTATCTCAAGGGCGGGTGTGCCCAGACCCGTGAGGCCGAGGTGGTGGATATCGACGAGTCTGCCTACCGGGAAGGCCGTGTCAGCACCAGCCTCTATGGCTATCTCCAGGTCCCCTACGAGCGGCGGTTTTTACAGAGCAGCAAAGCACCGTCTCCCCTGAGTGAGCACTCCCAGCAGGTGAACATCGCCTGGGAGATGATCGATCAGATGAAGCCCGACCTCTATTATCTGGTCGGCCCCGGCTCCACCACCAAAACGCTGATGGATGTGTTGGGACTGCCGGACACCCTGATTGGTGTGGATCTGATCTTAAACAAGCAGTTGGTGCAGTCCGACCTTTGTGAGCAGGATATCCTGCGCCGCATGGACGAGCGGGAAACCCACCTGATCATCACCCCCACCGGTGGGCAGGGCTTCCTTCTTGGGCGGGGCAACCAGCAGCTCAGCGCGGCTGTGATGCGCCGCATCGGCAGAGAGCGGCTCCACGTGCTGGCTACCCAGGAAAAGCTGTTCCATCTCCAGGGCAGCCCCCTGCTGGTGGACACCGGCGACAGCGAGGTGGACGATATGCTCTCGGGCTATGTACGGGTCATCATCAACTACATGGAAGAGCAGATCTGCAAGATCGGCAGAGACCGAAATTGA
- a CDS encoding amidohydrolase: MAKAYINGKFYTMEKEHDTCQAVVVENGKFIYCGSNEGALQMAQDVVDLGGAPVLPGMIDTHQHLFASARNLTRMDLKDVRTMSELLERVRRRAEETPDGQWILGTGFDQEVFTDQRILPTKEMLDAVCPCNPLVLSRYCAHMFSANSMALAAGGIGRGFQPKVPNTVEFDANGEPTGVLFDAAGSDIIALAPDPLGSLEAKKDILEKACRDLNSHGLTGVHPIQGLHCDLPEYLDAYQELNQEGRLTVRVYVNYDELPGQNLHFHTGLGDDMVKYGFYKLYLDGNLGGRNAYMTEPYADDPTNVGTPNYTQEELNALVRAGYERGFQVGAHAIGDRAVEMFTTAIETVYSEHPKPDARFRMIHLALLSDELIERIKKLPVVIDMQPLFISTDLKWVGSRVREDRRKYLYCWRRLIDEGLILTAGSDAPCESYDPIEGIYAVVNRKDMSGFPEGGWYPENSVTVYEAVSMFTKNAAYSSYEENIKGTIAPGKLADFVVLDSDLFEVDPMAIKDIHVEKTYLGGKEVYSRK, translated from the coding sequence ATGGCAAAGGCTTATATCAACGGTAAATTCTACACGATGGAAAAAGAGCACGACACCTGTCAGGCAGTTGTTGTGGAAAACGGTAAATTTATTTACTGCGGCAGCAATGAAGGCGCATTGCAGATGGCTCAGGATGTCGTCGATTTAGGCGGGGCCCCGGTCCTGCCCGGCATGATCGATACGCATCAGCATCTCTTCGCATCGGCGCGGAACCTGACCCGCATGGACCTGAAGGATGTGCGGACCATGTCCGAGCTGTTGGAAAGGGTCCGTCGGCGCGCCGAGGAAACCCCGGACGGGCAGTGGATTTTGGGAACTGGGTTCGATCAGGAGGTCTTTACAGATCAGCGTATCCTGCCGACCAAAGAAATGCTGGACGCGGTTTGCCCCTGCAACCCCCTCGTCCTGTCCCGCTATTGCGCCCACATGTTTTCTGCAAACTCCATGGCGCTGGCAGCAGGCGGCATTGGCCGCGGCTTTCAGCCCAAGGTTCCCAACACCGTGGAGTTTGACGCAAACGGTGAGCCCACCGGAGTCCTGTTTGACGCCGCCGGCTCGGATATCATTGCACTTGCCCCCGATCCATTGGGGTCCCTGGAGGCAAAAAAGGATATTCTGGAAAAAGCCTGCCGCGACTTAAACAGCCACGGCCTCACCGGCGTACACCCTATCCAGGGCCTGCACTGTGACCTCCCTGAGTATCTGGATGCCTATCAGGAGCTGAACCAGGAGGGCCGTCTGACGGTCCGCGTCTATGTGAATTATGACGAGCTGCCCGGCCAGAACCTCCACTTCCACACCGGGCTCGGCGACGACATGGTGAAATACGGTTTTTATAAACTGTACCTTGACGGCAACTTAGGCGGACGCAACGCCTACATGACCGAGCCCTACGCCGACGATCCCACGAATGTGGGTACGCCCAACTACACCCAGGAAGAACTGAACGCCTTGGTGCGGGCCGGCTATGAGCGCGGCTTCCAGGTCGGCGCCCACGCCATCGGTGACCGTGCTGTGGAGATGTTCACCACCGCAATTGAAACCGTCTATTCAGAGCATCCCAAGCCGGATGCCCGTTTTCGCATGATCCACCTGGCACTGCTCAGCGATGAGCTGATCGAGCGGATCAAGAAGCTCCCGGTGGTCATCGACATGCAGCCCCTGTTCATCTCCACGGATTTGAAGTGGGTGGGCAGCCGGGTCAGGGAAGACCGCCGCAAGTACTTATATTGCTGGCGCCGCCTGATCGACGAAGGCCTGATCCTCACGGCGGGCTCCGACGCCCCCTGCGAAAGCTATGATCCCATCGAGGGTATCTACGCCGTGGTCAACCGCAAGGATATGTCCGGGTTCCCGGAGGGCGGCTGGTATCCTGAAAACAGCGTCACCGTGTACGAGGCGGTGTCCATGTTTACGAAGAACGCCGCATACTCCTCCTATGAAGAGAACATCAAGGGAACCATTGCCCCCGGCAAGCTTGCCGACTTTGTGGTGTTGGATTCCGATCTTTTCGAGGTGGACCCCATGGCAATCAAAGACATCCATGTGGAAAAGACCTATCTCGGCGGCAAGGAAGTTTACTCCCGCAAATAA
- a CDS encoding SDR family NAD(P)-dependent oxidoreductase, which produces MVKKYEELKGKRVVVTGGASGIGKATVQRFVDEGAKVVAFDINEKALEAVKAEIPGLAGTVAVDVSSEESVVNGFKKVDELIGGIDVLVSNAGISVRKKFVETDFAQWRKVMGINLDGMFLCCKEAVSRMMPQKSGVILMTASTNGMEGHPYYTDYNASKAGVILLGRSLALECAPYVRVNSVCPGYVLTPMQRAEYTDEMLAVVNEGIPMKRHAEPEEVAALYAFLASDEAKYITGQHIPIDGGETA; this is translated from the coding sequence ATGGTAAAGAAATATGAGGAGCTGAAGGGCAAGAGAGTCGTAGTCACTGGCGGCGCCAGCGGCATCGGCAAGGCAACCGTACAGCGCTTTGTGGATGAGGGTGCCAAGGTTGTGGCGTTCGACATCAACGAAAAAGCGCTGGAGGCCGTGAAGGCGGAAATCCCCGGTCTGGCCGGCACCGTCGCGGTGGATGTCAGCAGCGAGGAGAGCGTGGTCAACGGCTTCAAGAAGGTTGATGAGCTGATCGGCGGCATCGATGTCCTGGTCTCCAACGCGGGCATCAGCGTCCGCAAGAAGTTCGTGGAAACCGACTTTGCCCAGTGGCGCAAAGTCATGGGCATCAACCTGGACGGCATGTTCCTGTGCTGCAAAGAGGCTGTCTCCCGCATGATGCCTCAGAAGTCCGGCGTCATTCTGATGACCGCTTCCACCAACGGCATGGAAGGCCATCCCTACTACACCGACTACAACGCATCCAAGGCCGGCGTGATCCTGCTGGGTCGTTCCCTGGCTCTGGAGTGCGCTCCCTATGTGCGGGTCAATTCCGTGTGCCCCGGCTATGTGCTGACTCCCATGCAGCGCGCCGAGTATACCGATGAGATGCTGGCAGTGGTCAACGAGGGCATTCCCATGAAGCGCCACGCTGAGCCCGAGGAAGTGGCCGCCCTCTATGCATTCCTTGCATCCGACGAAGCCAAGTACATCACCGGCCAGCACATTCCCATCGACGGCGGCGAAACTGCCTGA
- a CDS encoding amidohydrolase, translating to MKTAYVNANVITINPNQPRAEAFLVEDDRFVKVGSREEVLAAAGSDAAVVDLSGNTVLPGFNDSHLHLLNFAYSRTKINLYGAGSIAEIQERSRQWLSERKPAPGTWISGAGWNQSSFPEKRTPNRGDLDSISTEYPMIFTRVCEHIVAVNSKALEVIGIDDSTPNPEGGEIERDADGHATGVLKENARYLAYSKVPDKSVAEIKEMLYDAIDFVSKLGLTSVQTDDFETFSSKNWNNVIQAYQELEAEGKLKVRVYEQCLLPQIDRFKQFLSAGYKTGVGSDMFKIGPLKLLTDGSIGQRTAYLSEPYSDDPNTCGIHVFTQDELDELIGTAYANGMQVVCHAIGDGAMNMVLNAYEKAEREHPVEDPRSGIIHVQITTKEILNRMLKNHILAYAEPVCVGADMHCVEDRVGKERMKESYAYRTMNEMGLRVPLSSDCPVDSVNPIDSAYIAVNRKDLTGWPEGGWYPEERLTIEQVLKGFTLDSAYASFEDGTKGSVEAGKYADFVVLNGDPTAVDPNDLRSISAVGTYLAGKQVN from the coding sequence TTGAAAACAGCATATGTAAACGCAAATGTCATCACCATCAACCCCAATCAGCCCAGGGCTGAGGCGTTTTTGGTGGAGGACGACAGGTTCGTCAAAGTCGGCAGCCGGGAGGAAGTCCTTGCAGCCGCCGGCTCCGACGCGGCTGTGGTGGACCTCTCGGGCAACACTGTGCTCCCCGGATTCAACGACAGCCACCTGCACCTTTTGAATTTCGCTTACTCCCGCACCAAGATCAATCTGTATGGAGCCGGTTCCATCGCGGAGATCCAGGAGCGGTCCAGGCAGTGGCTTTCAGAGCGCAAGCCCGCCCCCGGAACCTGGATTTCCGGCGCCGGTTGGAACCAGAGCTCTTTTCCAGAAAAGCGGACCCCGAACCGGGGAGACCTGGATTCGATTTCCACGGAGTATCCCATGATCTTCACCCGTGTGTGCGAGCATATCGTGGCAGTCAACTCCAAGGCCTTGGAAGTCATCGGCATTGATGACTCCACCCCCAATCCGGAGGGCGGCGAGATCGAGCGGGACGCCGACGGCCACGCCACCGGCGTGCTGAAGGAAAACGCCCGATATTTGGCTTATTCCAAGGTGCCCGACAAGAGTGTCGCCGAGATCAAGGAGATGCTCTATGATGCCATCGACTTTGTCTCTAAATTGGGACTCACCTCTGTCCAGACCGATGACTTTGAGACCTTCTCCTCTAAAAACTGGAACAATGTCATCCAGGCTTACCAGGAGTTAGAGGCTGAAGGCAAGCTGAAGGTCCGTGTCTATGAGCAGTGCCTGCTGCCCCAGATCGACCGGTTCAAGCAGTTTTTATCCGCCGGCTATAAGACCGGTGTTGGCTCCGACATGTTCAAGATCGGGCCCTTGAAGCTGTTGACCGACGGTTCCATCGGCCAGCGCACCGCCTATCTGAGCGAGCCCTACTCCGATGACCCCAACACCTGCGGCATCCACGTCTTTACCCAGGATGAACTGGATGAGCTGATCGGAACGGCCTATGCCAACGGGATGCAGGTGGTCTGCCACGCCATCGGCGACGGCGCCATGAATATGGTGCTCAATGCCTATGAAAAAGCAGAGCGCGAACACCCTGTTGAGGACCCCAGAAGCGGCATCATCCATGTCCAGATCACTACAAAAGAGATCCTGAACCGCATGCTCAAAAACCACATCCTGGCCTATGCCGAGCCTGTCTGCGTTGGCGCCGACATGCACTGTGTGGAGGACCGGGTGGGCAAAGAGCGCATGAAGGAATCCTATGCCTATCGCACGATGAACGAGATGGGCCTGCGGGTTCCCCTTTCCTCCGACTGCCCTGTGGACTCTGTCAACCCCATCGACAGCGCTTACATCGCGGTCAACCGCAAGGATCTCACCGGCTGGCCGGAGGGCGGCTGGTACCCCGAAGAGCGCCTGACCATCGAGCAGGTACTCAAGGGCTTTACCTTGGACTCCGCCTATGCCTCCTTTGAGGATGGCACCAAAGGCAGTGTGGAAGCCGGCAAATACGCCGATTTTGTCGTACTCAATGGCGACCCCACCGCTGTCGATCCCAACGACCTCCGTTCTATCTCTGCCGTTGGGACGTATCTGGCCGGCAAACAGGTGAATTGA